A section of the Pseudanabaena mucicola str. Chao 1806 genome encodes:
- a CDS encoding transposase has product MEATKKSYTTDLIDNQWELIKDLIPAAGTGGRKRTVDI; this is encoded by the coding sequence ATGGAAGCAACCAAGAAATCCTACACCACAGACTTAATCGATAACCAGTGGGAACTGATAAAAGACTTGATACCCGCAGCAGGAACAGGAGGTCGCAAAAGGACAGTGGATATTTGA
- a CDS encoding IS1595 family transposase, producing the protein MIKFPLTELLDEQACYEWLMKILHPQGLNCPSGHALPAGQAPHDRKRSPIVKYKCRECGRVFHIFTGTDLSGSHYNCSQIVLILRGFLQGQTTQHIAEELGLDYGTLLSCRHRIQRRGFAHLITTALPDDEAEMDEMFQNAGEKGAKKDSITDPPRQRGNQRKGKGTMANDRPPIVGTVGRSSAQIRLKVCDNTQQITIQPQVESTTLPTTTVFTDESDAYNRIPASGRERQTVCHSQGEYARDDDGDGFYEVHCNTMEGIWVGLRNFLRPFRGIHKKYLYLYVAMFEWSHNLRWIDFDFLRRLLFPASTYFPT; encoded by the coding sequence ATGATCAAGTTTCCCCTAACTGAATTGCTAGATGAGCAAGCCTGCTATGAATGGCTAATGAAGATCCTCCATCCGCAGGGACTGAATTGTCCAAGTGGACACGCATTACCAGCAGGACAAGCGCCGCATGATCGTAAACGCTCACCTATTGTCAAATATAAGTGTCGGGAATGTGGCAGAGTGTTTCACATTTTTACAGGGACGGACTTGTCAGGAAGCCACTACAACTGTAGTCAGATCGTGTTGATATTGCGTGGATTTTTACAAGGGCAAACGACCCAACACATAGCAGAAGAATTAGGACTTGACTATGGAACGTTATTGAGTTGTCGGCATCGTATCCAGCGCCGAGGATTTGCTCATTTGATTACTACGGCTCTACCCGATGATGAAGCAGAGATGGACGAGATGTTTCAGAATGCAGGGGAAAAGGGCGCAAAAAAAGACTCGATTACCGACCCACCACGACAGCGAGGGAATCAACGCAAAGGCAAGGGGACAATGGCGAATGATCGTCCACCCATTGTTGGTACTGTTGGGCGGAGCAGTGCTCAGATCCGCCTGAAGGTCTGTGATAATACCCAACAAATCACGATTCAACCGCAGGTAGAGTCAACGACTTTACCGACCACCACAGTCTTTACCGATGAATCTGATGCTTACAATCGCATACCTGCTTCTGGTCGTGAGCGTCAGACCGTTTGTCACTCTCAAGGTGAGTATGCTCGTGATGATGATGGCGATGGCTTTTACGAGGTACATTGCAATACTATGGAAGGGATTTGGGTCGGCTTACGCAATTTCCTGCGTCCCTTTCGAGGTATTCACAAAAAGTATTTGTATCTCTATGTAGCCATGTTCGAGTGGTCACACAATCTACGTTGGATTGATTTTGATTTCCTGCGTCGTCTTCTTTTCCCCGCTTCCACCTATTTCCCTACATGA